The genomic interval tgacagtacccccccaaaggtgcagactccggccgcaaaacctgaaaccaaatggggagggtaggggggtgactagtgtcggtggcggctccggtgcgggtagTAGCCCCCACCCCGACCAcggatccggccatggagctgggttggacgccgcacccggactgggcaccggcgccgaggaaggctccggccatggagctgggttggacgccatgCCCGGATTGGGCACCGGCgccgaggaaggctccggccttggaacTGGACTGAACGCCTTGCCTGGAAGCCTCGAACCATCGACCGTCGCCAGAGGATCCGGACCGTTGACCGGAGGTTCCAGACCATTgaccggaggttccggaccggggaccgtcgccagaggctccggaccgggcaccgtcgccggaagctctggactgtgaatgtgcactggaggcctagtgcgtggagccggtccAGGTGACACCGGACTGGTAACACGCACTTCAgtgcgagtgcggggagctggcacaagACGTCaccaggcacaggacgtaccggactggggagacgcactggaagcctagtgcgtggagccggcacaggtggtaccggacaggtgacacgcacttcagggagagtgcggggaggaggcacaggaggtaccagactggggaggtgcactggagtCCAGatgtgtggagccggcacaggtttcaccagactgctaaccggatcctctggtcgaatgttgagcagaacacacttgcacaacatctctctcctctctctctctcccaacttctccatcgcctccctgacggtctctggctctttaGGGCAAATGCAGGgaaccggcacaggacgtaccagactggggaggcgcactggagatctgatgtgtggagccggcacaggtttcaccagactgctaaccggatcttctggtcgaatgttgagcagaacacacttgcacaacatctctctcatctctctcaactTCTCCATTGCTTCCCTGACAGTCTCTGGCTCTTGCCTCGGCTCGACCggccaccccttgtgcccccccccaaaaaaaatattggggttgTCCTTGGGCAATCTGTGGCCGCGAACCCTGGCTTCGTTGCTCTCCTCCATTATTACCTTCcgtctgccgccaaggaagggtttCGCATCCACCCATCACTTCTTCCCACGTCCAAAACTCCTTTCCCTTTTgagcacgctgcttggtcctggtttgttgggatattctgtcacgaacttcaaaatgagcggaccaaggcgcagcgtgcattgagttccacatctttttaatACAATGTGAAACTAGAAACAAAACCACAACACTTACAAAGAACGTGAagacgtagtgcccaaacacactaacacaaacaatatcccacaaagcaggtgggagatagggcttcctaaatatgatccccaattagaggcaacgattaccagctgcctctaattgggaaccatacaaaaccaccaacatagaaatacacattctagaacacccccctagtcacaccctgacctaaaccactatagagaatccaagggctctctatggtcagtgCGTGACAACATGACTCTGATGTAATGTATTTCTAGGTATATGATGGGGGGTTTGAGTTATTTAACCAGTCAGGAAGCATACATTGATCTGAATAACCATGGACGTCCATGGCAGAAGCCTCCATTCTGAGTTCATAGTAGCAGCCAGATGCACCGTTCCATTCAGCTCTGCAGTGCTATACAGCCTGTCCTGCACCCAGCCATCCAGGCTGAATACAGTTATTATCATGGAGGGAAGGCATATTGTTCGAAAAACGCTGAATTGTTAGGAGGTAAAACTGTTGGCACTGCACTccctgttctttagtacatacgCAGCGTcaaagagggtgtgtgtgtgtgcgtgtgtgcatgtgtgtgtgtgtgcagatacAATGCACATATGCTTcaatctgtgtttctgtgtctttgtgtgtgtggtggttgtttatttgtgtgtgtgtgtgtgtgtgtgtgtgtgtgtgtgtgtgtgtgtgtgtgtgtgtgtgtgtgtgtgtgtgtgtgtgtgtgtgtgtgtgtgtgtgtgtgtgtgtgtgtttacaataatgcagcatgtgtgtgtgacctgtgaaCTGTGTTTAGCATATGAATGTGTCCAGGGTCTGTGATCCTTCTAGTAGCTCCTGTCAGCTGTGACCTGGACAGCGTTGTATTTAAAGGTCTTTCTCCTGGTCTCTTGGAGCTGACATGAACATCTTCACTAAAGTCTACGGACTAGCCCAACAAACCAGGTATGTTCAGAGTGCTGTGATCAGGGCCAGGTGTGCTGCCCGTACTGTTTAGGTGAGGGTCAGGTCTGCTGCCCATCCCATTCAGGTGAGGGTCAGGTCTGCTGCCATCCCGTTCAGATAAGGTGTTAGATAGGggaagagtgggggggggggggttccctgTGATTCCCTGACCCCCCCTCTACagacccccacccacccaccaaacCCGTCTGTGTGTCCGTCCGTATGTCTGCGTtttcacaggcagcccaattctgatatttttttctctAACTGATCTTTTAACTAATCAGATCAGTTCTTTTGCCAATAATCGGGCTAAATATCAGAATTgttctgcctgtgtaaacacagccatagttcctctctgtcctctagtTTGTGTTGCACACCTTCTCTCTGACTCTGTTACACGTGACCATACAAATAGATACAGAGAATCCTGTAGGAATATAGGATCACTAtcagagttggggtcaattccatttcaattccagacAATTCAGgaaaattggaattggaattaGGTTTACTTTCTGAACTGACTGGAATTGAAATTAAATGGACTCCAACCCTGATCTCTATGCACATGACACCAAAAGTCGCCCAAATCATATAATTTTGAATGATAGCTAGCCTGATTCCTGTTAAATCATCTCATTTTGAACGACAGCTAGCCTGATTCCTGTTAAATCATCTCATTTTAAATGATGACTTGCCTGATTCCTGTTAAATCTCACTTTGAATAATAGCTAGCCTGATTCCTGTTAAATCATCTCATTTTGAATGATGGCTAGCCTGAGATGGCTTGCCTGATTCCCGTTAAATCATCTCATTTTGAATGATGGCTAGCCTGATTCCTGTTTAATCATCTCATTTTGAATGATGGCTGGCCTGAGATGGTTTGCCTGATTCCCGTTAAATCATCTCATTTTGAATGATGGCTAGCCTGATTCCTGTTTAATCATCTCATTTTGAATGATGGCTGGCCTGATTCCTGTTTAATCATCTCATTTTGAATGATAGCTAGCCTGATTCCTGTTTAATCATCTCATTTTGAATGATGGCTAGCCTGCTTCCTGTTAAATCATCTCATTTTGAATGATAGCTAGCCTGATTCCTGTTTAATCATCTTATTTTGAATGATGGCTAGCCTGATTCCTGTTTATAGAGAAAGGATTGAAACACAATTATAGTTTGTCATAATGGCCTGATTTTAAGGAtgagtcacaaatggcaccctattccctatgtagtgccccATACAGCCCATAcaggtctggtcaaaagtagtgcactacatagggaatagggtaccatttggtacACACACTAAAATTACATTAGACATTATTACTGAACAAAAAGTACAAAGTTCACAGATAACCTTTCCATCCTTAATGTATAATCATAGGCTCTATAGATATCAAATAAACATTTTGTCACAGTTACATGCTGTCCCTTATCTGAATTTGGCAGCAAGATTattgatgggtgtgtgtgtgcatgcgtgtgtgtgtgtgtgtgtgtttacaataatgcagcatgtgtgtgtgacctgtgagCTGTGTTTAGCATATGAACGTGTCCAGGGTCTGTGATCCTTCTAGTAGCTCCTGTCAGCTGTGTACATCTGAGTGAGATAGCTAGCAAAGATGTCGTGGACAAAGGTCATGGCTGAAGTTCATGTGTTAATTAGAGATCCCTCCATCCTGTCTCCGCAGCAAGCTGGGGTCTGTGCTCCAACGTGCCTTCTACGGGTCCAGTGGGAGGGTAGGTCCAAACGTGGTGCCCTCGTCCGACACACAAGATAACCTAGCTGACTTAAATCAGAGCAAAACCGTTTACACATTTCAATAAGTTAGTTATTTCATAGAGATGTACCATGTCAGTAAGTTAGTTATTTCACAGAGATGTACCATGTCAATAAGTTAGTTATTTCACAGAGATGTACCATGTCAATAAGTTAGTTATTTCAAAGAGATGTGCCATGTACCACGTCAATAAGTTAGTTATTTCATAGAGATGTACCATGTCAATACGTTAGTTATTTCACAGAGATGTACCATGTCAATAAGTTAGTTATTTCACAGAGATGTACCATGTCAATAAGTTAGTTATTTCATAGAGATGTACCATGTCAATAAGTTAGTTATTTCACAGAGATGTACCACGTCAGTAACTTAGTTATTTCATAGAGATGTACCATGTCAATAAGTTAGTTATTTCACAGAGATGTACCATGTCAATAAGTTAGTTATTTCATAGAGATGTACCATGTACCACGTCAATAAGTTAGTTATTTCATAGAGATGTACCACGTCAATAAGTTAGTTATTTCATAGAGATGTACCATGTCAATAAGTTAGCTATTTCATAGAGATGTACCATGTCAGTAAGTTAGTTATTTCATAGAGATGTACCATGTACAACGTCAATAAGTTAGTTATTTCATAGAGATGTACTATGTACCACGTCAATAAGTTAGTTATTTCATAGAGATGTACTATGTACCACGTCAACAAGTTTGTTATTTCATAGAGATGTACTATGTACCACGTCAACAAGTTTGTTATTTCATAGAGATGTACCATGTCAATAAGTTAGTTATTTCATAGAGATGTACCATGTCAGCAAGTTAGTTATTTCATAGAGATGTACCATGTCAGCAAGTTAGTTATTTCATAGAGATGTACTATGTACCACGTCAATAAGTTAGTTATTTCATAGAGATGTACTATGTACCACATCAATAAGTTTGTTATTTCATAGAGATGTACCATGTCAATAAGTTAGTTATTTCATAGAGATGTACCATGTCAATAAGTTAGTTATTTCATAGAGATGTACCATGTCAGCAAGTTAGTTATTTCATAGAGATGTACCATGTCAGCAAGTTAGTTATTTCATAGAGATGTACTATGTACCACGTCAATAAGTTAGTTATTTCATAGAGATGTACTATGTACCACATCAATAAGTTTGTTATTTCATAGAGATGTACCATGTCAATAAGTTAGTTATTTCATAGAGATGTACCATGTCAATACGTTAGTTATTTCATAGAGATGTACTATGTACCACATCAATAAGTTTGTTATTTCATAGAGATGTACCACATCAATAAGTTAGTTATTTCATAGAGATGTACCATGTCAATAAGTTAGTTATTTCATAGAGATGTACCATGTCAATAAGTTAGTTATTTCATAGAGATGTACCATGTCAATAAGTTAGTTATTTCATAGAGATGTACCATGTCAGTAAGTTAGAGAGAGTTGTTAATATCTACTTAgtggttgttgttgatgatgatgctAGTGTGTTGATATTGTGTTGTCAGGTGACCCTTTTCGAACAGCGTAACTTTGCCGGCAGACGTCTGGACCTGAGTGCCGACTGCCAGAAACTAAGCGACAAGAACTTCCCAGAGAGATGCAACTCTGTGCAGGTGGAGAGTGGAGCGtaagtgggttagggttagggctctgtggagatggagcgtTAGGGCTCTGTGGAGTGTTAGTGGGTTAGGGTTCTGTGGAGATGGAGGGTAAGtgggttagggctctgtggagatggagggtaagtgggttagggctctgtggagatggagcgttagggctctgtggagatggagcgtTAGGGCTCTGTGGCGATGGAGCTTTAggactctgtggagatggagcgttagggctctgtggagatggagcgttagggctctgtggagatggagcgttagtgggttagggctctgtggagatggagcgttagggctctgtggagatggagcgttagtgggttagggctctgtggagatggagcgttagtgggttagggctctgtggagatggagcgttagtgggttagggctctgtggagatggagcgttagggctctgtggagatggagcgttagggctctgtggagatggagcgttagtgggttagggctctgtggagatggagcgttagggctctgtggagatggagcgttagggctctgtggagatggagcgttagtgggttagggctctgtggagatggagcgttagggctctgtggagatggagcgttagtgggttagggctctgtggagatggagcgttagggctctgtggagatggagcgttagggctctgtggagatggagcgtTAGGGCTCTGTGGCGATGGAGCGTtagggctctgtggagatggagcgttagggctctgtggagatggagcgtTAGGGCTCTGTAGAGATGGAGCGTtagggctctgtggagatggagcgttagggctctgtggagatggagtgttagggctctgtggagatggagcgttagggctctgtggagatggagcgttagtgggttagggctctgtggagatggagcgttagggctctgtggagatggagcgtTAGGGCTCTGTGAGGCGGAGATGGATCATAAGTGGAGTGGAGCCACCTAGTGACATTAATATATAACTGCAAAATGACGATCATTCTGTATAGAAAACTCTGGATTCTGGATTATATCACCTGTTCACTTCAAAAATACCAATATCATTCAGAACAAAAGAGAATATAattaaatagaatagaatatagtttATTCTTCTCCGAGGAGGAAATTATTTTCAGTATCATTGCAGTAATTCAGATCTGGCCAATCCTGTTCATTCACAATTACATTCCTAATGTGTTTATCCTAAGACATATAGATTTATCTTGTCCCTAGCTTTCCCCTCCAccaccctgttgttctctgcaGTCAGTCTATGCATATTTCATTGTTCCACTGTTCAAAggttgtgtctatgtgtgtgtggttCAGATGGGTGGGCTACGAGCAGGAGAACTTCAGAGGACGTCAGTACCTGTGGGACATGGCAGAGAAGGGAGAGTACAACTGCTATGACAAGTGGTGTGCCCAGGTGGACCATGTCTCCTCGGTGCGCTCAGTCAAACAGGTGAGACGGAAAGGACCCACAGAGAGGCATacgaacactcacacacacacacacacacacacacacacacacacacacacacacacacacacacacacacacacacacacacacacacacacacacacacaggggaaataCTCTCAAACTAAAATGACTAGCTGCTAGTTTCTGTTATTGGCCAGCCTGGTACAATTACCCCTGAGGACGACCCACACAGactgggacaaacacacacacacactaaccctctATCGTCTCTCCCAGGACTCATCTCCTGCCCGAGTCCATCTGTTTGAGAGGGCTGGGTTCTCTGGTAAGAGGACAGAACTACAGGATGACATACCCAACATGATGACTCGCTACAGTCTGAACAGGGCTGCCTCTATCCGTGTCCTGGGAGGAGCGTAAGTAGTCCTCCTATAATATACAGTCTGAACAGGGCTTCCTCTATCCGTGTCCTGGGAGGAGCGTATAAGTAGTCCTCCTATAATATACAGTCTGAACAGGGCTTCCTCTATCCGTGTCCTGGGAGGAGCGTAAGTAGTCCTCCTATAATATACAGTCTGAACAGGGCTTCCTCTATCCGTGTCCTGGGAGGAGCGTAAGTAGTCCTCCTATAATATACAGTCTGAACTGGGCTGCCTCTATCCTCCTAGACCTACCAGGTCCAGATACCCAGGTTAGAggcaaatggcaccctgttccctatttagtgtactacttttgaccaggacctgtAAATGCTATTTAGGACACAACCAAATATTGTACTTGAGTTGTGCTGCATTTGCCATGGTGGGAGGAGCGTTGGTAAAGTACACGTCCTCTACATAGGTGGTTGACCCCAGAGGAGAGGTCAACAAGGGTTCTCTTTGTTTCACTTAGTAACATTTTCAGTTGAAagatttgaatgaacattccaaAATGTTATGGTGAAGCTGCAAATATATTTTTTAGCAGCAATATTCAAACAGCAACTGAGTTTGCTGTTCTTCCTACACGTAGTAGAAACCCTACATGACCACAGAACTATTTGGAGCGTCAGTTTAGACCCCAAACAGATGTGttcgatgtaatgtccttaaaacaagtcaaaatgaggctcagtagtgtgtgtggcctccacgtgcctgtatgacctccctacaacgcctgggcatgcaactgatgaggtggcggatggtctcctgagggatctcctcccagacctggactaaagcatccgccaactcctggacagtctgtggtgcaacgtggcgttgatggatggagcgagacatgatgtcccagatgtgctcaatt from Salmo trutta unplaced genomic scaffold, fSalTru1.1, whole genome shotgun sequence carries:
- the LOC115184212 gene encoding gamma-crystallin C-like, with protein sequence MNIFTKVYGLAQQTSKLGSVLQRAFYGSSGRVTLFEQRNFAGRRLDLSADCQKLSDKNFPERCNSVQVESGAWVGYEQENFRGRQYLWDMAEKGEYNCYDKWCAQVDHVSSVRSVKQDSSPARVHLFERAGFSGKRTELQDDIPNMMTRYSLNRAASIRVLGGAWVVYQEPNYRGPHYVLEKRDYNNASDWGSQSSTVGSMRRVRFNN